A genomic window from Nicotiana sylvestris chromosome 11, ASM39365v2, whole genome shotgun sequence includes:
- the LOC104233538 gene encoding DEAD-box ATP-dependent RNA helicase 11-like — MAMSWAESVSAAENPAGAASKSAYVPPHLRNRPSIEPPAQASYAGAAALGNDHSGYGVPNVVGSRWSGQRTENRSGYVGGGGRGGGWNGGRGGWDRGREREVNPFTDEDSEPFSEKESSGINFDAYEDIPVETSGDNVPPPVNTFADIDLGEAVNENIRRCKYVKPTPVQRHAIPISLAGRDLMACAQTGSGKTAAFCFPIISGIMRGHFPRPPRPRVAFPLALILSPTRELSCQIHDEAKKFSYQTGVRVVVAYGGAPINQQLRELERGVHILVATPGRLVDLLERARVSLQMIRYLALDEADRMLDMGFEPQIRKIVQQMDMPPPGVRQTMLFSATFPKEIQRLASDFLSSYIFLAVGRVGSSTDLIVQRVEYVQETDKRSHLMDLLHAQRENGVHGKQALTLVFVETKKGADSLEHWLCMNGFPATAIHGDRTQQEREYALRSFKTGHTPIMVATDVAARGLDIPHVAHVVNFDLPNDIDDYVHRIGRTGRAGKSGLATAFFNENNSSLARSLSDLMTEANQEVPAWLSRFAARSNYGGKNRRGGARFGGRDFRRDSSYNRGAADYYGGANMNSGYASGGYSSYGAAGVTSAWD, encoded by the exons ATGGCAATGTCGTGGGCTGAATCTGTTTCTGCAGCCGAGAATCCGGCTGGTGCTGCGTCCAAGTCAGCATATGTTCCACCACATCTAAGAAACAGACCGTCGATAGAACCTCCTGCACAGGCTTCGTATGCTGGTGCTGCTGCATTAGGTAATGACCACAGTGGTTATGGTGTCCCAAATGTGGTTGGGAGTCGTTGGAGTGGTCAAAGGACTGAAAACCGATCTGGTTATGTTGGTGGAGGAGGACGTGGTGGTGGTTGGAATGGGGGACGTGGTGGTTGGGATCGTGGGAGGGAGCGTGAGGTTAACCCCTTTACGGACGAAGATAGTGAACCCTTTAGTGAAAAAGAGAGTTCTGGGATCAATTTCGATGCATATGAGGATATTCCAGTGGAAACTAGCGGGGATAATGTGCCCCCTCCTGTGAACACTTTCGCAGATATTGATTTAGGTGAAGCTGTCAACGAAAATATTAGGAGGTGCAAGTATGTTAAGCCGACCCCTGTGCAACGACATGCTATACCTATTTCACTTGCGGGGAGGGATTTGATGGCTTGTGCTCAAACTGGTTCTGGAAAAACTGCTGCTTTCTGCTTCCCCATTATAAGTGGAATCATGAGGGGCCACTTTCCTAGACCTCCACGTCCGCGTGTAGCATTTCCTCTAGCTCTTATTCTCTCCCCAACGAGGGAGCTCTCATGCCAA ATTCATGATGAAGCTAAaaaattttcatatcaaactGGCGTCAGGGTGGTTGTTGCCTATGGTGGTGCTCCTATAAACCAACAG CTTCGAGAATTAGAGAGAGGTGTGCATATTCTTGTGGCAACCCCTGGGCGGTTAGTTGATTTACTTGAGAGAGCAAGAGTCTCGTTGCAGATGATAAGGTATTTGGCTCTAGACGAGGCAGATCGAATGCTTGATATGGGTTTTGAACCTCAAATAAGGAAAATAGTGCAACAGATGGACATGCCTCCGCCAGGTGTGCGACAGACCATGCTGTTCAGTGCCACTTTCCCAAAAGAGATTCAG AGACTAGCCTCAGATTTTCTATCCAGTTATATCTTTTTGGCTGTGGGAAGGGTCGGCTCTAGCACAGATTTGATTGTCCAAAGAGTTGAATATGTTCAAGAGACTGACAAGAGAAGTCACTTGATGGATCTTCTTCATGCACAGAGGGAAAATGGTGTTCATGGCAAG CAAGCTCTTACCCTTGTTTTTGTGGAGACTAAGAAGGGAGCCGATTCACTGGAGCATTGGCTTTGTATGAATGGTTTCCCCGCTACTGCTATTCATGGCGATAGAACTCAGCAG GAAAGAGAATATGCGCTGAGATCCTTTAAAACTGGTCACACACCAATTATGGTTGCAACAGATGTGGCAGCACGTGGTCTCGATATCCCCCATGTTGCACATGTTGTCAATTTTGACCTGCCAAATGACATTGATGACTATGTGCACCGTATTGGAAGAACAGGTCGAGCAGGAAAATCGGGTTTAGCTACTGCCTTCTTCAATGAGAACAATTCTTCATTGGCGAGATCACTGTCTGACTTGATGACAGAAGCAAACCAAGAAGTACCTGCCTGGCTCTCTCGCTTTGCTGCTCGATCTAACTATGGAGGCAAAAATCGGCGTGGTGGAGCTCGTTTTGGTGGTCGTGACTTTCGAAGAGATTCCTCTTACAATCGAGGCGCTGCAGACTATTATGGTGGTGCCAATATGAACAGCGGATATGCATCTGGTGGGTATTCATCATATGGAGCAGCAGGTGTGACTAGTGCATGGGACTAA